The Vibrio quintilis DNA window TGTGCCCGCCACGACCGAAAGTCCCGTCAATATAAATACCATCTGGTTTAATATTTAAACCTTCTAAAGATTCATTTAACAGGACAGAAATATGCTGAAGTGCTTGTGTCATCATTCTCTCGTATCAGCCAACCAGGGCGTATGTTGCGCAATATGGTAGTAAAATGCTTGAAATTCTGCCACCAGTTCACGTTGTACTGACGTGATATTACGCGCAGTTTATATGATTAGTCGCAAAATACGTCAATAAAAAGCAAAAACCCATCATAACAAAAGTCATGATGGGTCATGAATAGCTGGAGTTTACCTGTAAGCCGGGTTCTGTGCCGTCTGATGACGGTAGTAGCCATTCGTCTAGGCCAGCAATCGCTCACTGGCTCAAGCAACCTACCCGCTTCCCAACGCGAGCAACGCTATATGGAAGCCTATTTGGTCTTGCTCCGGGTGGAGTTTACCTTGCTACGAACTGTTGCCAGTCGCACGGTGCGCTCTTACCGCACCCTTTCACCCTTACCTGATCTTGCGATCATCGGCGGTCTTCTCTCTGCTGCACTTGTCGTAGGCTCGCGCCTCCCAGGCGTTACCTGGCACCCTGCTCTGTGGAGCCCGGACTTTCCTCCCCTCCATCAGTCTCCCCGGCTGAAACAGCTAAGGACATCAATGAAGCAGCGACTACCTGGCTAACTCCGGCGGCGATTGTATAGATAAACAGGTCAGCTGTCTATAACTTGTTTCCCCGGACAGAGCCATCTTTTATTCACTGGCTGTTTTTAAGTGTTCCAGCCCCCATTTATATAAGGCATTCTTTTTCAGCTGGTACATTTCAGCCACCACACCGGCAGCTTTCTTCAATGGCAGTTCATTGACCAGAATGGTCAGCATTCTTTTGGCTTCATCCGGAAAGTCAGCTTCTTTCGGTCGCCGGTATCCATGAATCAGCAGCACTATCTCACCTTTTCTCTGGTTTTCATCTGCTTTAACCCACGCCGCCAATTCTTCCAGAGGAAGACTCTGAATAGTCTCAAAGGTTTTTGTCAGCTCTCTGGCCAGTACAACCTGCCGGTCTGCCCCTAAAACCGCCAACATGTCATCCAGTGTATCCAGAATACGGTGAGGAGATTCATAAAAAATACAGGTCCGCTCATCCGTAGCGATTTCAGTCAGCTTATCTCTGCGTGCTTTCGTTTTCGGCGGCAGAAAGCCTTCAAAACTGAAACGGTCTGAAGGTAAACCAGAAGCACTTAGTGCAGTCGTTACGGCACATGCACCCGGTAATGGCACAACTTTTACCCCAGCCTGACGACATTGATGTACCAGATGGTACCCTGGATCGCTGATAAGAGGTGTTCCCGCATCTGAGACCAGTGCAATCGATAAACCAGACAGAAGTTTTTCAACCAGAAATGAGGCTTTTTCCTGCTCATTGTGATCGTGTAATGCAAAAGTTTTCGTCTGTATCTGAAAATGTGATAATAATTTACCTGTATGGCGTGTATCTTCAGCTGCAATCAGATCGACACCAGAGAGTACCTGTATTGCTCTTTGAGTGATATCATCGAGATTACCAATAGGCGTCGGAACAATGTATAGTGTTGGAGACTTCGTCTGAAAAGATTGATTATCTGTCATTTGTTTATCATCACTTCAAAGATTATTATAGAGACAATTTCACCGGGATAATGCATAACTCATGGCTAAGAAAAAGCATACCAGATTCAATTTTGTACGCCTAATCACCTCAATGATGTTAACCGTTTTTCTTGTGGCATGCTCCTCCCGGCCAGGTGTCCCCACAAGACCAGATATTTCGGCAACACCAACCCAGAGTTCTCAAACCTACCTGATGAGGGCTGACAGTACCGATGGGCAAATACGGAATGACTGGCTCATCATGGCACTAAAGGCTGCCATTCAGGAAAAACAGGTCACTCAGGCAAATTTGCTTCTTTTCAGGCTGACAAAAGAAACGCTTTCAGAACAACAGCTGGCTGAGTGGCAACTGGCGCGCGCCAGACTACTGTTAAACAACGGACAATACAAGACCGCATTAAAACAATTAACTTTCAAAGCCTGGTGGAAGCTAAAAGATAATCAGTGGCGCTCTTTCTATCAAATCAGAGCGGCACTCTTTACCCGGATGGGACACAATTTTGATACCGCAAGAGCGTTGAATAATGAATATGACTATAGCTCTGAGCAACAAAAAGAAAAACTGGCTCATCAGATCTGGCAGAACTTAACCCGTTATTCAGCCAGTGAAATTACCGGCTTAACAGTAGAGAGCGACGAAGATCAGCTGGCGGGCTGGTTACAACTCGCTATCTATATGAAAGTTCTGGATAATAATATCGCTCAGCTTAAAAACACTCTGGAAAAATGGCTGGCTGAAAACAAAGATCACCCCGCAGTGAAATATATGCCGCCAGAAGTCCGGTCCGTTCTGTCCATGAAGATTTCAACACCCAAACAGATCGCACTATTGCTGCCTGTTACCGGTAAATTTTCTCAACAGGCTCAGCTGATCCGGGACGGATTTATGTTCTCGATGATGAATAACCGTGAACGAAATGCCAATATCACCATGACAGTCATGGATACCCATGCCCAGACTCTGGAGGATATTGCCGGTCAGATAAGAGAAAAGCACATCGACTTTGTTGTTGGCCCGCTGGTCAAAGAAAATATCACCCGCTTAAGGAACATAGAAAAAGAACAAAATCACCAAATCCAGATGCTGGCATTAAATATTCCTGAAAATACAGATAAAGATATAAATATTTGTTATTTTGCCTTGTCTCCTGAGCAGGAAGCAGCACAGGCAGCCAAGCATCTGTTCCGGCTCGGATATCAATACCCGATGATACTTGCTCCGCAAGGTAATTACGGAGCCCGGGTCAGTGATGCTTTCCGGACCGAGTGGGAAAAATACAGCAATCATGCGGTCAGTCTCAGTACTTTTGGGGATAAAAAACATCTGCAGAAAGATATCAATGCGGCATTCGGGCTAAAAGAAAGTCAGCAGAATATCGCTCAAATGCAGTCTCTGCTGGGAATGAAATTGCAGAGTCAGCCAAGAAGCCGCCGCGATGTCGATGCTGTTTATATTGTTGCTAATAGTGCCGAGCTCACGCTGATTAAACCGTTCATCGAAGTCGCGATTAATCCGGATACAACGCAGCCAAGACTCTTCTCAAGCTCCCGCAGCAACAGTGGTAAGAATAAATATGAAGATTTGTCTGGTGTCACATTCAGTGATATTCCACTGCTGATCAATCCTCAGGCTTCAGTCAAAGAACAAATGGATTCACTATGGCCGAAAGACTCCAATGGTGAAAAACGGTTAAAAGCGATGGGAATGGACGCTTATACACTGATGCTGGAGCTGTCTCAGATGAAAGCCGTAAGTGATTATCAGGTGCAGGGACAAACCGGACTGCTTAGTATTGATAACCGTTGCGTCGTTCAGCAGGAGCTCAGCTGGGGAAAATATGATGACCTCTAAGGTAAATCACCGCAAGACAGGTCATCAATATGAACAAACAGCAGCAGATTACTTAACCGGACATGGGCTGAATCTGCTCGAAAAAAATTTCTTCTGCCGAAGCGGAGAAATTGATCTGATCATGAAAGACAGAGAAACACTGGTCTTTGTTGAAGTCAAATACCGGAAAAACCGCGCTTACGGGCATGCGGCGGAAGCTGTCACTCCAGGCAAAGTGAAGAAACTGATCAAAACGGCTTTTTTCTGGCTCACAAAACAGAATCTGTCTCCTCACACAACTGATTTTCGTTTCGATATTGTCGCCATCCATCAGGATGGCGACAATATCGATTGGTTCCAAAATGCAATTACCCAGGATTAATTCATGCTCGATAGCATAAAAGCCAGCTTTACTGAAAGCATACAAATCCAGATAGCAGCAGCAGAAGCGCTTCCTGACGCGATTACCCATGCTGCACAGGCAATGGTTGCCACCCTGCTCAATGGCAACAAAATCTTATGTTGTGGTAATGGCGGTTCTGCCGCGAATGCACAGCAGTTTGCAGCCTGCCTGCTCAATCGTTTCGAGACTGAGCGACCCAGCTTACCAGCGATGACTTTAACCGCTGACAATACAACCATGACAGCAGTTGCAAACGACTACCACTATCAGGAAATCTTTGCCAAACAGGTCCGCGCATTCGGACAAACGAATGACATTCTGCTGGCAATTTCCACCAGCGGTAATAGTAAAAATATCATTAAAGCCATGGAAGCAGCCGTGACCAGAGATATGACGATTATTGCTCTGACCGGAAAAGACGGCGGTGAAATGGCCGGTTTGCTGGGAGAAAATGACGTGGAAATCCGGATTCCGTCCCACAGAACAGCAAGAATTCACGAAGTTCACATGGTCACCCTTCATTGTCTGTGTGATTTAATCGATCAAGTTCTGTTTCCGGCCCACGAAGAATAAATCATGAAAAACCTGACACTTTTAATTACTTTATCACTCACGATTATGTTAACCGGATGCGTTGGACTGTTTATTGCCGGAGCGGCAACTACAGCCAATATCATTACAGATCCCCGCAGTACTCAGGAAATATGGGATGACAATTATATCGAAGCTGAAATCACCGGCCTGATCCGTAAACCGCCTTATCGTGGCAAAACCCGGGTTGTTTCCAGTTCATTCAGGGGACAGGTTGTCCTGATGGGGCAATCAAAAGCTCCCGAACTTCTGGCCACATTAGAAAAAGATGTCCGCCATATCAAAGGGGTCAAATCCATCCATAATCAGATCCGGACCAGAGCACCACTCGATACTGAAGAGATTGGACAGGATAGCTGGATCACCACCAAAGTAAAATCAGCATTGTTAACCGATAAACAGCTGAGTGGTGTCAAAGTGAAAGTCATTACTGAAGACAAAGAAGTCTTTTTGTTTGGTTATCTGGACGCAGTTCACGCAGACAGAGCCACTGAACTGGCCCGCAATATCTCAGGTGTGAAGCGTGTCATCAAAGCATTTCAGTATGCCAGCACACCCGCTGTTCAAAAATAAAGTCATAAGCCACTAAGACTTCGTACAGAAAAACGAACCATGAGAACTCTGTCAGTCACTCATGGTTCGCTATGAATCTGTACTTGTGCAGGTTTTACTTCTGGGGCACAACCCGGCCAATGTATGGCAAGTGACGGTATTTTTGCGCGTAATCAATTCCGACGCCCACCACAAACTCATCAGGAATCGCAAAACCAATCCAGTCAACCGGAACATCAATCTCTCGTCTTGAAGGCTTGTCTAACAAGGTACAGATACGTATTGAGCGCGGATGACGCAATGCCAGAATCTCTTTTACTCTGCTCAATGTATTGCCGGTATCGATAATATCCTCAACCAAAAGAATATCTTTATCTTTGATATCATCATCAAGATCCTTCAGGATCCTGACATCCCGTGAGCTTTCCATGGCGTTGCCGTAGCTGGATGCCGTCATAAAATCAACCTGATGTGTAATATGAATGGATCTGGCCAGATCCGCCATAAACACAAATGATCCCCGCAACAAACCAACCAGGACTAAATCTTCACTTCCCTGATAGAATTCCGTAATTTCTTTCCCTAACTCCTGAACCCGCTTCTGAACATCCTGTTCAGAGATCATCACTTCAACTATATGTTTCATACTGAACTCATTCACTTCATGGCAGTTCCCGCCGACTTTTGCGTCATTTTAGCGGGGTACTGATTATACCTGCCGTGTATGGTATCACTGATAATTTATGAGTTAAATGTTATGTAAAACGACTGACAACACTGACTAAAAATTCATAAATAAATATGAACAAACAAAATGTTCAAAAAATTAATATTAACAATTGACCTTGCCTATATGCACCATTACACTCATATATCGAACACAAATAATAAAATAATCATTAGAACGTATGTTCTTAACAACGTAATTGGCAAGGAAAAAACTATGGACGCATCAATAGAAAAACGCCCTCGTACACGCTTATCTCCTCAAAAACGTAAACTTCAGTTGATGGAAATCGCACTGGAAGTGTTTGCGAAGAGAGGTATCGGTCGTGGCGGACATGCAGATATAGCTGAAATCGCACAGGTCTCTGTTGCGACTGTCTTCAACTATTTCCCAACCCGGGAAGATCTCGTCGATGATGTATTAACTCATGTTGTACACCAGTTCTCAAACTTTCTGGCTGACAATATTGATGTTGATGCTTATATCAAAGATAACCTGCGTCATTTAACCAATGAAATGACCAAGCTTGTTTTTGCTGATTGTCACTGGATCAAAGTCTGGTTTGAATGGAGTGCTTCAACCCGTGAAGAAGTATGGCCGCTCTTTGTATCAACAAACCACACCAACAGACTTCTGGTCAGAAATATGTTTGTGAAAGCTATTGAGCGTGGTGACGTGAATAACCAATATGATCCGGATCATCTGGTTTCACTATTCTTAGGCATTCTGTATTCACTGTTTGTACAGGTTAACCGACTGAAAGATCAAAAAGAAGTTGATGAACTGGTACATGTTTATCTGGATATGCTTTGCATTTATAACCACAATCAAAACTAAACCTTTCTCTTCACTCAAAAGGTTTCAGTGACAAAAAAACCGCTGCATAAAGCAGCGGTTTTTCATTCTGTCACAGCACAAGACTGATTATTTCTTTTTCGCTTTCGCGTTTGGTAAATCAGTAATCGTACCTTCAAAGACTTCAGCAGCCAGACCAACAGATTCATGCAAGGTTGGGTGAGCATGAATTGTCAGCGCTAAGTCTTCAGCATCACAACCCATCTCAATTGCAAGACCAATTTCACCCAGCAATTCACCACCATTGGTACCAACAATTGCACCACCTACGACACGATGTGTGTCCTTATCAAAGATAAGCTTTGTCATACCATCAGAGCAGTCTGATGCAATGGCACGGCCTGAAGCAGCCCATGGGAAAGTTGCCACTTCATAGTTAATGCCTTCATCTTTTGCTTCTTTTTCAGTTTTACCAACCCATGCAACTTCCGGCTCAGTATAAGCAATTGAAGGAATGACTTTTGGATCGAAATAGTGTTTCTTACCGGCAATCACTTCAGCAGCAACATGACCTTCATGCACCCCTTTGTGAGCAAGCATTGGCTGACCAACAATATCTCCGATTGCAAAGATATGCGGAATATTTGTCCGCAGCTGCTTATCAACATTGATAAAGCCACGTTCATCCACCTCAACACCTGATTTTTCAGCATCGATCAGCTTACCATTCGGCGTCCGGCCAATCGCAACCAGAACTGCATCATAGCGCTCAGGTTCTGCCGGTGCTTTCTTGCCTTCCATTGAAACGTAAATGCCATCTTCTTTCGCTTCAACCGCAGTCACTTTAGTTTCAAGCATCAGCTTGAATTTGTTCTTAATCCGCTTAGTGAAAACCTTAACAACATCTTTATCAGCAGCAGGAATCACCTGATCAAACATTTCAACAACTTCAATCTGAGATCCAAGTGCATGATATACCGTTCCCATTTCAAGACCGATAATACCACCACCCATAATCAGCATTTTTCCGGGTACTTCTTTCAGTTCCAGCGCATCAGTTGAGTCCCAGATACGGGGATCATCATGAGGGATAAACGGCAGTTTAATCGGACGTGAACCCGCAGCGATAATTGCGTTATCAAAGTTAACCACGGTTTTTCCGTCATCACCTTCAACTTCAATGCTGTTCGGGCTGGTAAACTTACCAAAGCCATTCACAACCTGAACCTTACGCATTTTTGCCATACCGGAAAGACCACCCGTCAGCTGGGTAATTACTTTTTCTTTCCACAGGCGAATCTTATCAATGTCTGTTGATGGTTCACCAAACACAATCCCGTGGTCAGCAAGTGCTTTCGCTTCTTCAATCACTTTAGCAACGTGCAACAATGCTTTAGACGGAATACAGCCAACATTCAGACAAAC harbors:
- the hpt gene encoding hypoxanthine phosphoribosyltransferase — its product is MKHIVEVMISEQDVQKRVQELGKEITEFYQGSEDLVLVGLLRGSFVFMADLARSIHITHQVDFMTASSYGNAMESSRDVRILKDLDDDIKDKDILLVEDIIDTGNTLSRVKEILALRHPRSIRICTLLDKPSRREIDVPVDWIGFAIPDEFVVGVGIDYAQKYRHLPYIGRVVPQK
- a CDS encoding BON domain-containing protein yields the protein MKNLTLLITLSLTIMLTGCVGLFIAGAATTANIITDPRSTQEIWDDNYIEAEITGLIRKPPYRGKTRVVSSSFRGQVVLMGQSKAPELLATLEKDVRHIKGVKSIHNQIRTRAPLDTEEIGQDSWITTKVKSALLTDKQLSGVKVKVITEDKEVFLFGYLDAVHADRATELARNISGVKRVIKAFQYASTPAVQK
- a CDS encoding penicillin-binding protein activator, whose product is MAKKKHTRFNFVRLITSMMLTVFLVACSSRPGVPTRPDISATPTQSSQTYLMRADSTDGQIRNDWLIMALKAAIQEKQVTQANLLLFRLTKETLSEQQLAEWQLARARLLLNNGQYKTALKQLTFKAWWKLKDNQWRSFYQIRAALFTRMGHNFDTARALNNEYDYSSEQQKEKLAHQIWQNLTRYSASEITGLTVESDEDQLAGWLQLAIYMKVLDNNIAQLKNTLEKWLAENKDHPAVKYMPPEVRSVLSMKISTPKQIALLLPVTGKFSQQAQLIRDGFMFSMMNNRERNANITMTVMDTHAQTLEDIAGQIREKHIDFVVGPLVKENITRLRNIEKEQNHQIQMLALNIPENTDKDINICYFALSPEQEAAQAAKHLFRLGYQYPMILAPQGNYGARVSDAFRTEWEKYSNHAVSLSTFGDKKHLQKDINAAFGLKESQQNIAQMQSLLGMKLQSQPRSRRDVDAVYIVANSAELTLIKPFIEVAINPDTTQPRLFSSSRSNSGKNKYEDLSGVTFSDIPLLINPQASVKEQMDSLWPKDSNGEKRLKAMGMDAYTLMLELSQMKAVSDYQVQGQTGLLSIDNRCVVQQELSWGKYDDL
- the rsmI gene encoding 16S rRNA (cytidine(1402)-2'-O)-methyltransferase, with product MTDNQSFQTKSPTLYIVPTPIGNLDDITQRAIQVLSGVDLIAAEDTRHTGKLLSHFQIQTKTFALHDHNEQEKASFLVEKLLSGLSIALVSDAGTPLISDPGYHLVHQCRQAGVKVVPLPGACAVTTALSASGLPSDRFSFEGFLPPKTKARRDKLTEIATDERTCIFYESPHRILDTLDDMLAVLGADRQVVLARELTKTFETIQSLPLEELAAWVKADENQRKGEIVLLIHGYRRPKEADFPDEAKRMLTILVNELPLKKAAGVVAEMYQLKKNALYKWGLEHLKTASE
- a CDS encoding YraN family protein; this encodes MMTSKVNHRKTGHQYEQTAADYLTGHGLNLLEKNFFCRSGEIDLIMKDRETLVFVEVKYRKNRAYGHAAEAVTPGKVKKLIKTAFFWLTKQNLSPHTTDFRFDIVAIHQDGDNIDWFQNAITQD
- the lpdA gene encoding dihydrolipoyl dehydrogenase; the encoded protein is MSKEIKAQVVVLGAGPAGYSAAFRCADLGLETVLIERYSTLGGVCLNVGCIPSKALLHVAKVIEEAKALADHGIVFGEPSTDIDKIRLWKEKVITQLTGGLSGMAKMRKVQVVNGFGKFTSPNSIEVEGDDGKTVVNFDNAIIAAGSRPIKLPFIPHDDPRIWDSTDALELKEVPGKMLIMGGGIIGLEMGTVYHALGSQIEVVEMFDQVIPAADKDVVKVFTKRIKNKFKLMLETKVTAVEAKEDGIYVSMEGKKAPAEPERYDAVLVAIGRTPNGKLIDAEKSGVEVDERGFINVDKQLRTNIPHIFAIGDIVGQPMLAHKGVHEGHVAAEVIAGKKHYFDPKVIPSIAYTEPEVAWVGKTEKEAKDEGINYEVATFPWAASGRAIASDCSDGMTKLIFDKDTHRVVGGAIVGTNGGELLGEIGLAIEMGCDAEDLALTIHAHPTLHESVGLAAEVFEGTITDLPNAKAKKK
- a CDS encoding phosphoheptose isomerase; the protein is MLDSIKASFTESIQIQIAAAEALPDAITHAAQAMVATLLNGNKILCCGNGGSAANAQQFAACLLNRFETERPSLPAMTLTADNTTMTAVANDYHYQEIFAKQVRAFGQTNDILLAISTSGNSKNIIKAMEAAVTRDMTIIALTGKDGGEMAGLLGENDVEIRIPSHRTARIHEVHMVTLHCLCDLIDQVLFPAHEE
- a CDS encoding LuxR/HapR/OpaR family quorum-sensing transcriptional regulator, whose product is MDASIEKRPRTRLSPQKRKLQLMEIALEVFAKRGIGRGGHADIAEIAQVSVATVFNYFPTREDLVDDVLTHVVHQFSNFLADNIDVDAYIKDNLRHLTNEMTKLVFADCHWIKVWFEWSASTREEVWPLFVSTNHTNRLLVRNMFVKAIERGDVNNQYDPDHLVSLFLGILYSLFVQVNRLKDQKEVDELVHVYLDMLCIYNHNQN